The proteins below come from a single Comamonas antarctica genomic window:
- the cyoE gene encoding heme o synthase, whose amino-acid sequence MTTDTLLSPASRFSQFYALTKPRVVQLIVFCALIGMVLAVPGWPSAQQWLHMAVSCIGIWLVAAAAAAFNCLVEKHIDARMQRTSWRPTARGELSSSQALAFSAALCTAGSVILFIGSNPLTMWLTLATFVGYAVIYTVVLKPRTPQNIVIGGASGAMPPVLGWAAMTGQVGPEALILFLIIFLWTPPHFWALALYRVEDYRKSGLPMLPVTHGSEHTRLQILLYTVVLFAACLLPFLYGMSSWLYLAAAVILGAGFCAYAWRLRRAYSDALAWRTFRFSLVHLSLLFAALLVDHYLFF is encoded by the coding sequence ATGACCACGGATACCCTGCTTTCCCCCGCTTCCCGCTTCTCCCAGTTCTACGCCCTGACCAAGCCCAGGGTGGTGCAGCTGATCGTGTTCTGCGCGCTGATCGGCATGGTGCTTGCCGTGCCCGGCTGGCCTTCGGCGCAGCAGTGGCTGCACATGGCGGTGTCGTGCATCGGCATCTGGCTGGTGGCGGCCGCGGCCGCGGCCTTCAACTGCCTGGTGGAAAAGCACATCGATGCGCGCATGCAGCGCACCTCGTGGCGTCCGACGGCGCGCGGCGAGCTGTCGAGTTCGCAGGCACTCGCATTTTCGGCCGCGCTGTGCACGGCGGGATCGGTCATCCTGTTCATCGGCAGCAATCCGCTGACGATGTGGCTCACACTCGCCACCTTTGTCGGCTATGCGGTCATCTATACCGTGGTGCTCAAGCCGCGCACGCCGCAGAACATCGTCATTGGCGGGGCTTCGGGCGCGATGCCGCCGGTGCTGGGCTGGGCCGCCATGACCGGTCAGGTCGGGCCCGAGGCCTTGATCCTGTTCCTGATCATCTTCCTCTGGACGCCGCCGCATTTCTGGGCACTGGCGCTGTACCGCGTGGAGGACTACCGCAAGTCGGGCCTGCCGATGCTGCCCGTGACGCATGGCAGCGAGCACACGCGGCTGCAGATCCTGCTCTACACGGTGGTGCTGTTTGCCGCCTGCCTGCTGCCCTTCCTCTACGGCATGAGTTCCTGGCTCTACCTCGCGGCCGCGGTGATCCTGGGCGCGGGATTCTGCGCCTACGCCTGGCGCCTGCGCCGCGCGTATTCGGACGCGCTGGCCTGGCGCACTTTCCGTTTCTCGCTGGTGCACCTGAGCCTGCTGTTCGCGGCGCTGCTGGTGGACCACTACCTGTTCTTCTGA
- a CDS encoding COX15/CtaA family protein, with amino-acid sequence MTSSQPLYDLEPLLHLMLIGAVIALAPLAWVWFRNRQHGPAERLLALSVFTLFLTFDLVMFGAFTRLTDSGLGCPDWPGCYGNASPLGAHVEITAAQTAMPTGPVTHGKAWVEMIHRYLATGVGVLIIALTLLSWRLARRMPLSAGRSPWWPTVSLVWVCIQGAFGALTVTEKLFPAIVTLHLLGGTVLLALLCVPAVAHGLAVRGRAPEPLAPWLRRALAGGLALLTLQIALGGWVSTNYAVLACTTFPTCQGSWWPAMNFSQAFEIWRPLGMLKDGSHLDFEALTAIHYLHRLAAYVVVPVLVALVFALRRGQALARQRRWLAILLLLQVMTGLSNVLFDWPLLAAVLHTGGAAALVGVLVWSLAASRTSRADPELRQSPPKKAFARA; translated from the coding sequence ATGACCAGTAGCCAGCCCCTTTACGACTTGGAACCCCTGCTGCACTTGATGCTGATCGGCGCGGTGATTGCACTGGCGCCGCTGGCCTGGGTCTGGTTTCGCAACCGCCAGCATGGCCCGGCCGAACGTCTGCTGGCACTGAGTGTCTTCACGCTGTTCCTGACCTTCGATCTGGTGATGTTCGGGGCGTTCACGCGCCTCACGGACTCGGGCCTGGGCTGCCCCGACTGGCCCGGTTGCTACGGCAACGCGAGCCCGCTGGGCGCGCATGTCGAAATCACGGCGGCGCAGACCGCGATGCCGACCGGGCCGGTGACCCATGGCAAGGCCTGGGTGGAGATGATCCACCGCTACCTCGCAACCGGAGTGGGCGTGCTGATCATTGCGCTGACGCTGCTGAGCTGGCGCCTGGCACGCAGGATGCCGCTGTCCGCGGGCCGCAGTCCGTGGTGGCCCACCGTGAGCCTGGTCTGGGTGTGCATCCAGGGAGCGTTCGGGGCGCTCACGGTGACCGAAAAACTGTTTCCTGCCATCGTGACCCTGCATCTGCTGGGCGGCACGGTGCTGCTGGCGCTGCTGTGCGTGCCCGCCGTGGCGCACGGCCTGGCCGTGCGGGGGCGCGCGCCCGAGCCGCTGGCCCCCTGGCTGCGCCGCGCCCTGGCTGGCGGCTTGGCGCTGCTGACGCTGCAGATCGCGCTCGGCGGCTGGGTCAGCACCAACTACGCGGTGCTCGCCTGCACCACCTTCCCGACCTGCCAGGGCAGCTGGTGGCCGGCAATGAATTTCTCCCAGGCATTCGAGATCTGGCGGCCGCTGGGCATGCTCAAGGATGGCAGCCATCTCGATTTCGAGGCCCTGACCGCCATCCATTACCTGCACCGCCTGGCCGCCTATGTCGTGGTGCCGGTGCTGGTGGCGCTGGTCTTTGCGCTGCGCCGCGGCCAGGCGCTTGCGCGCCAGCGCCGCTGGCTGGCCATCCTGCTGCTGCTGCAGGTGATGACCGGCTTGTCGAACGTTCTTTTTGACTGGCCGCTGCTTGCCGCCGTGCTGCACACCGGAGGCGCTGCGGCGCTGGTGGGCGTACTGGTCTGGAGCCTGGCGGCCAGCCGCACCTCTCGCGCGGACCCGGAGCTGCGCCAATCTCCCCCGAAGAAAGCCTTCGCTCGCGCATGA
- a CDS encoding D-2-hydroxyacid dehydrogenase family protein codes for MNIVILDDYQDAVRKLQCASRLDAFNAKVYTNSVKGLGQLSVRLRDADIIVLIRDRTAITRQLIEKLPRLKLIAQTGRVGSHIDVQACTDHGIAIAEGVSSPVAPAELTWALIMAAMRRLPQYIANLKHGAWQQSGFKAASMPPNFGLGNVLRGRTLGIWGYGRIGRIVAGYGRAFGMNVRVWGRDASRAQALADGYQAATSREDFFAQCDVVSLHLRLNEATEHMITLNDLSLMKPTALLVNTSRAELIEADALVAALQRGRPGMAAIDVFESEPILQGHALLRMENCICTPHLGYVEQDSYELYFGAAFDNVVNFINGAPTQIVNPDFQLAAR; via the coding sequence ATGAACATTGTCATCCTGGACGACTACCAAGACGCTGTACGCAAACTGCAGTGCGCGAGCCGCCTGGACGCCTTCAATGCCAAGGTATATACCAACAGCGTCAAGGGCCTGGGCCAGCTGTCGGTGCGGCTGCGCGACGCGGACATCATCGTGCTGATCCGCGACAGAACGGCGATCACGCGCCAGCTGATCGAGAAGCTTCCGCGGCTCAAGCTGATTGCCCAGACTGGCCGGGTCGGCAGCCACATCGACGTGCAGGCCTGCACCGACCACGGCATTGCCATCGCCGAAGGCGTGAGCTCGCCGGTCGCGCCCGCCGAGCTGACCTGGGCGCTGATCATGGCCGCGATGCGCCGGCTGCCACAGTACATCGCCAACCTCAAGCATGGTGCCTGGCAGCAGTCAGGCTTCAAGGCCGCATCGATGCCGCCGAACTTCGGCCTGGGCAATGTACTGCGCGGGCGCACGCTGGGCATCTGGGGCTATGGGCGCATTGGCCGCATCGTGGCCGGTTACGGCCGCGCATTCGGCATGAACGTGCGCGTCTGGGGGCGGGATGCATCGCGCGCCCAGGCGCTGGCCGACGGCTACCAGGCCGCGACCTCGCGCGAGGATTTCTTCGCCCAGTGCGATGTGGTCTCGCTGCACCTGCGCCTGAACGAAGCCACCGAGCACATGATCACGCTGAACGATCTGTCGCTGATGAAACCCACGGCGCTGCTGGTCAACACCTCGCGCGCCGAGCTGATCGAGGCCGATGCGCTGGTTGCGGCGTTGCAGCGCGGCCGTCCCGGCATGGCGGCCATCGATGTGTTTGAAAGCGAGCCCATCCTGCAGGGCCACGCGCTGCTGCGCATGGAGAACTGCATTTGCACGCCGCACCTGGGTTATGTCGAGCAGGACAGCTACGAGCTGTATTTCGGCGCGGCCTTCGACAACGTGGTCAACTTCATCAACGGCGCGCCGACGCAGATCGTCAACCCCGACTTCCAGCTGGCGGCACGCTGA
- a CDS encoding DNA polymerase III subunit chi, which produces MTEVAFHFNAPDRLAYVCRFVRKAMRNDVRVVVTGPQAVTQALSSMLWKMPPTEFLAHACEGDDAQVFAASPVVLVQDERCAPHRDLLLNLWEQVPAHFAPFARVVEVVSAHDEQDRAQARLRWKHYAGLGLPIVRHDLVLKGA; this is translated from the coding sequence ATGACCGAAGTCGCCTTCCACTTCAATGCGCCGGACCGGCTGGCCTATGTCTGCCGCTTCGTGCGCAAGGCCATGCGCAATGACGTGCGCGTGGTGGTGACCGGACCGCAGGCGGTGACGCAGGCGCTGTCTTCCATGCTGTGGAAGATGCCGCCGACCGAGTTCCTGGCCCATGCCTGCGAGGGCGATGACGCGCAGGTGTTTGCGGCATCGCCCGTGGTGCTGGTGCAGGATGAGCGTTGCGCGCCGCACCGGGACCTGCTGCTCAACCTGTGGGAGCAGGTGCCCGCGCACTTCGCGCCGTTTGCGCGTGTGGTCGAGGTGGTCAGTGCGCACGACGAGCAGGACCGGGCGCAGGCCCGGCTGCGCTGGAAGCACTATGCGGGCCTGGGCCTGCCCATCGTGCGCCACGATCTGGTGTTGAAGGGGGCATGA
- a CDS encoding leucyl aminopeptidase — translation MNFDLKALTIAAAANEKCDLLVLLVAEPTPAASDPLSSLVALALKHGDLQTEAGKSLSLYHLPAIAARRVLLVGAGDGSAKAVRKALAAVGPALTGSALKRAVVCFSFDVPAPALTAAVQVLADATYVFSATKPSAKPCSLEKVLFGVPAKAPLQSAFDCGVALALGQGVTREWANRPPNHATPTRLGEAAKALAKLPGIECKVHGPAEVEKLGMGAFLAVAQGSNEPLRLIELHYRGGARNEAPVALVGKGITFDTGGISLKPAAEMDEMKFDMGGAASVLGVFRALAELRPAINVVGLIPACENMPDGRAVKPGDVVTSMSGQTIEVLNTDAEGRLVLCDALTYVARFKPRAVIDIATLTGACVVALGGLRSGLFSNDEALAQALENAGEASQDLCWRMPLDDEYAEGLKSNFADMGNVAGRAGGAVTAAKFLQRYVGDMAWAHLDIAGTAWKGGTAKGSTGRPVGLLVHYLLDAAQTAAPAKPAKPAKAAKPAKSAKVLASPDAAAAVKAVKAVTAEAEAPDAASGPLV, via the coding sequence ATGAACTTTGATCTCAAGGCACTGACCATCGCGGCAGCCGCCAATGAAAAATGTGACCTGCTGGTGTTGCTTGTCGCCGAGCCCACGCCCGCTGCGTCCGATCCTCTGTCCTCGCTCGTGGCCCTGGCCCTCAAGCATGGTGACTTGCAGACCGAAGCCGGCAAGTCGTTGTCGCTCTACCACCTTCCCGCCATTGCCGCGCGCCGCGTGCTGCTGGTCGGCGCGGGCGATGGCTCGGCCAAGGCGGTGCGCAAGGCACTGGCCGCAGTCGGCCCGGCGTTGACCGGGTCAGCGCTCAAGCGCGCCGTAGTGTGCTTCAGTTTCGATGTCCCTGCGCCGGCGCTGACCGCGGCCGTGCAGGTGCTCGCTGATGCCACCTACGTATTCTCCGCCACCAAACCCTCGGCCAAGCCCTGCAGCCTGGAAAAAGTGCTGTTCGGCGTTCCCGCCAAGGCGCCGCTGCAGTCGGCATTCGACTGCGGCGTGGCGCTGGCGCTGGGGCAGGGCGTGACGCGCGAGTGGGCCAACCGGCCGCCAAACCATGCGACCCCGACGCGCCTGGGCGAAGCCGCCAAGGCGCTGGCCAAGCTGCCCGGCATCGAGTGCAAGGTGCATGGTCCGGCCGAAGTCGAGAAGCTCGGCATGGGCGCGTTCCTTGCGGTGGCCCAGGGCTCGAACGAACCGCTGCGCCTGATCGAGCTGCACTACCGCGGCGGCGCCCGCAACGAGGCGCCCGTGGCACTGGTCGGCAAGGGCATCACCTTCGACACCGGCGGGATTTCGCTCAAGCCTGCGGCGGAAATGGACGAGATGAAGTTCGACATGGGCGGCGCGGCCAGCGTGCTGGGCGTGTTCCGCGCATTGGCCGAGCTGCGCCCCGCGATCAATGTGGTCGGCCTGATTCCCGCCTGCGAGAACATGCCCGATGGCCGTGCGGTCAAGCCTGGCGATGTGGTCACCAGCATGAGCGGCCAGACCATCGAGGTGCTCAATACCGACGCCGAGGGCCGGCTGGTGCTGTGCGATGCGCTGACCTACGTGGCGCGCTTCAAGCCCCGCGCCGTGATCGATATCGCCACCCTCACGGGCGCCTGCGTGGTGGCGCTGGGCGGCCTGCGCAGCGGCCTGTTCTCCAATGACGAGGCCCTGGCCCAGGCGCTGGAGAACGCCGGCGAAGCATCGCAGGACCTGTGCTGGCGCATGCCGCTCGACGACGAATATGCGGAAGGCCTGAAGAGCAACTTTGCCGATATGGGCAACGTGGCCGGCCGTGCGGGCGGCGCGGTGACGGCGGCCAAGTTCCTGCAGCGCTACGTCGGCGACATGGCATGGGCGCATCTGGACATCGCTGGCACGGCGTGGAAGGGCGGCACCGCCAAGGGTTCTACCGGACGTCCCGTGGGCCTGCTGGTGCATTACCTGCTGGACGCCGCCCAGACGGCGGCGCCGGCCAAGCCTGCCAAGCCGGCCAAGGCCGCGAAGCCGGCGAAGTCCGCCAAGGTACTGGCATCGCCCGATGCGGCAGCTGCGGTCAAGGCGGTCAAGGCCGTCACCGCCGAGGCCGAGGCGCCGGACGCTGCGTCCGGACCCCTGGTTTGA
- the lptF gene encoding LPS export ABC transporter permease LptF, which translates to MLFDSSIRKELARSFGATLVVLVTVVMTMMLIRTLGQASRGNVNPSDVIMVMGFTVLGQLPTILGLSLFVSVVGSLSRMYRDSEMVIWFASGRGLVSFLPALLRFAWPVVAVIAVLATLVWPWSNQQVQQLRAQYSQRSDIDRIAPGEFQESSDGSRVFFIDKDTPGAQAASNVFIVTTQADSESVTSARSARLVVENGQRTVILSDGQRVETQTGTPGVKISEFKEYGLQLGTGGGSVEEDASARSQYTHALWSSAEPAYQAELGWRLGLPFAALNFVVLGLAVASVNPRAGSSSSLMIALFAFIVYYNLMTLGQSWVGAGRIGALSFLALLHGATLVCALGVLVARHNRWSVRSLWSNRRKKATP; encoded by the coding sequence ATGTTATTCGATTCATCCATACGCAAAGAGCTGGCCCGCAGCTTTGGCGCCACCCTGGTGGTGCTGGTCACTGTCGTCATGACCATGATGCTGATTCGCACATTGGGTCAGGCATCGCGCGGCAATGTCAACCCGTCCGATGTGATCATGGTGATGGGGTTCACGGTTCTGGGCCAGTTGCCGACCATACTGGGGCTCAGCCTGTTCGTGTCCGTCGTGGGGTCTCTCTCGCGCATGTACCGGGACAGCGAAATGGTCATCTGGTTTGCGAGCGGACGCGGGCTGGTGTCGTTCCTGCCGGCGCTGCTGCGCTTTGCCTGGCCGGTCGTGGCGGTCATCGCCGTGCTGGCAACGCTGGTCTGGCCCTGGTCGAACCAGCAGGTGCAGCAGCTGCGCGCGCAATACTCGCAGCGCAGCGACATCGACCGCATCGCGCCCGGTGAATTCCAGGAGTCGTCCGATGGCTCGCGCGTCTTCTTCATCGACAAGGACACCCCGGGCGCGCAGGCCGCCAGCAATGTGTTCATCGTCACCACCCAGGCCGATTCCGAATCGGTGACCTCGGCGCGCAGTGCGCGCCTGGTGGTCGAGAACGGCCAGCGCACGGTCATATTGAGTGACGGCCAGCGCGTCGAGACACAGACCGGCACGCCCGGCGTGAAGATCAGCGAATTCAAGGAATATGGCCTGCAGCTCGGAACGGGCGGCGGCAGCGTCGAGGAGGATGCCTCGGCGCGCAGCCAGTACACGCATGCGCTGTGGAGCAGCGCCGAGCCGGCCTACCAGGCGGAACTGGGCTGGCGCCTGGGGCTGCCGTTCGCGGCGCTGAATTTCGTCGTGCTGGGCCTGGCAGTGGCCAGCGTGAACCCGCGCGCGGGCAGCAGCTCGAGCCTGATGATCGCGCTGTTCGCCTTCATCGTCTATTACAACCTCATGACCCTGGGGCAGAGCTGGGTCGGCGCGGGCCGCATCGGCGCATTGAGCTTTCTGGCGCTGCTGCACGGCGCCACGCTGGTCTGCGCGCTCGGCGTGCTGGTGGCCCGGCACAACCGCTGGTCCGTTCGCTCGCTCTGGTCCAACCGACGCAAGAAAGCCACGCCATGA
- the lptG gene encoding LPS export ABC transporter permease LptG produces the protein MKVLRRLIYRDALSAVGFVTLAFLGLFFFFDLIDELRWVGRTGGELYKPSHALMFVLLSLPSHLYELLPITVLIGTIFVMSRLAQSSEFTIMRTSGMGPWMALRTLLVLGLGFVVLTFAVGDYIAPAAERVAQTVKAAQLGRLSTGATGAWLKERQGDHSFAVNVNALGNDGELLGVRIFEFDAQGHMASQTRAESAAVDARNDVWELRKVTRSVYVVEGEQARLERTRLDTLRWDTRISAEMIAASLLKPDRMATLDLFQYIRHLEANGQSAQRYEIEFWRKVFYPLSCLVMVVLALPFAYLHFRSGGIAAYVFGGVMAGISFFLLNNVFGYAGNLQNWSPWLTAAAPGFIYSLLSLGAFSWLVLRR, from the coding sequence ATGAAAGTCCTGCGCCGACTCATCTACCGCGATGCGCTGTCCGCCGTGGGCTTCGTGACCCTGGCCTTCCTCGGGCTGTTCTTCTTCTTCGACCTGATCGACGAGCTGCGCTGGGTTGGCCGCACCGGCGGCGAACTCTACAAGCCCTCGCACGCGCTGATGTTCGTGCTGCTGAGCCTGCCCAGCCACCTCTACGAGCTGCTGCCGATCACGGTGCTGATCGGCACGATCTTCGTCATGTCGCGGCTCGCGCAGAGTTCCGAATTCACCATCATGCGCACCAGTGGCATGGGGCCGTGGATGGCGCTGCGCACGCTGCTGGTGCTAGGCCTGGGCTTCGTGGTGCTGACTTTTGCGGTCGGCGACTATATCGCGCCCGCGGCCGAGCGCGTGGCGCAGACCGTCAAGGCCGCGCAACTCGGCCGTTTGTCCACCGGGGCCACCGGTGCCTGGCTCAAGGAGCGCCAGGGCGACCACTCGTTTGCGGTCAACGTGAACGCGCTGGGCAATGACGGCGAACTGCTGGGCGTGCGCATCTTCGAGTTCGATGCGCAGGGCCATATGGCCTCGCAGACGCGGGCGGAGTCCGCGGCCGTCGACGCACGCAATGACGTGTGGGAGCTGCGCAAGGTCACGCGCAGCGTCTACGTGGTCGAAGGCGAGCAGGCCCGGCTCGAGCGCACGCGCCTAGATACGCTGCGCTGGGACACCCGCATCAGCGCGGAAATGATTGCCGCCTCGCTGCTCAAACCCGACCGCATGGCCACGCTCGACCTGTTCCAGTACATCCGCCACCTCGAGGCCAACGGCCAGTCGGCGCAGCGCTATGAGATCGAGTTCTGGCGCAAGGTGTTCTACCCGCTGAGCTGCCTGGTCATGGTGGTGCTGGCCTTGCCGTTCGCCTACCTGCACTTCCGCTCGGGAGGCATCGCGGCCTACGTGTTTGGCGGCGTCATGGCAGGCATCAGCTTCTTCCTGCTGAACAATGTGTTCGGCTACGCCGGCAACCTGCAGAACTGGTCGCCCTGGCTCACGGCGGCGGCGCCGGGCTTCATCTACAGCCTGCTGTCGCTGGGCGCGTTCAGCTGGCTCGTCCTCAGGCGATGA
- a CDS encoding sirohydrochlorin chelatase has translation MDHTSPHFGVILLGHGSRDPLWRAPMEAVQAQMARTHPQLLCCCAYLEYTEPALEQAADALVAQGVRQLRITPMFLGTGKHAREDIPQLVAALEARHPGVAVEVQPSVGEDARVTALLADIATQPPL, from the coding sequence ATGGACCACACCTCCCCTCACTTCGGCGTGATCCTGCTGGGCCATGGCTCGCGCGATCCCCTGTGGCGCGCGCCCATGGAGGCGGTGCAGGCACAAATGGCGCGCACCCATCCGCAGCTGCTCTGCTGCTGCGCCTATCTCGAATACACCGAGCCCGCGCTGGAGCAGGCCGCCGATGCGCTGGTGGCCCAGGGCGTGCGGCAGCTGCGCATCACGCCCATGTTTCTTGGCACCGGCAAGCACGCGCGCGAAGACATCCCCCAGCTCGTGGCCGCGCTCGAGGCGCGCCATCCGGGGGTGGCCGTCGAGGTGCAGCCGTCGGTGGGAGAAGATGCACGCGTCACGGCGTTGCTTGCAGATATCGCCACCCAGCCACCGCTGTGA
- a CDS encoding CysB family HTH-type transcriptional regulator — MNLHQFRFVQEAARRNLNLTEAAKALHTSQPGVSKAIIELEEELGVDIFARHGKRLKRITEPGQHVLQSIELIMREVGNLKRIGEQFSAQDSGTLSIATTHTQARYVLPPPVAKLRAAYPKVNISLHQATPAEVARMVIDEVAEIGMATESLSDYPELVTLPCYEWEHVLVVPPQHPLAQKERISLDDIAHESLITYHPSFTGRGKIDQAFATRRMQPRVVLEAIDSDVIKTYVRLGLGIGIVAEMAMRDDHAADLVVRPMGHLFGQNVARVAFKRGAYLRNFVYKFAELLSDRLSRELVVRAMNGHVADYEL; from the coding sequence ATGAACCTGCATCAATTCCGCTTCGTCCAGGAAGCCGCACGCCGCAACCTCAACCTCACCGAGGCGGCCAAGGCGCTGCACACCTCGCAACCCGGGGTCTCGAAGGCCATCATCGAACTCGAGGAAGAGCTGGGCGTGGACATCTTCGCGCGCCACGGCAAGCGCCTCAAGCGCATCACCGAGCCGGGCCAGCATGTGCTGCAGAGCATAGAGCTGATCATGCGCGAAGTCGGCAATCTCAAGCGCATCGGCGAGCAGTTCAGCGCCCAGGACAGCGGCACACTGAGCATTGCCACCACCCATACCCAGGCGCGCTACGTGCTGCCCCCGCCCGTGGCCAAGCTGCGCGCGGCCTATCCCAAGGTCAACATCAGCCTGCACCAGGCCACGCCCGCCGAGGTCGCGCGCATGGTCATCGATGAAGTCGCCGAGATCGGCATGGCCACCGAGTCGCTGTCCGACTATCCCGAGCTGGTGACCCTGCCCTGCTACGAATGGGAGCACGTGCTGGTGGTGCCGCCGCAGCACCCGCTGGCGCAGAAGGAACGCATCTCGCTGGACGACATCGCGCACGAGTCGCTGATCACCTACCACCCCTCGTTCACCGGCCGCGGCAAGATCGACCAGGCGTTCGCGACCCGGCGCATGCAGCCGCGCGTGGTGCTCGAGGCCATCGATTCCGACGTGATCAAGACCTATGTGCGCCTGGGCCTGGGCATCGGTATCGTGGCCGAGATGGCCATGCGCGATGACCACGCGGCCGACCTCGTCGTGCGCCCCATGGGCCATCTGTTCGGCCAGAACGTCGCGCGCGTGGCCTTCAAGCGCGGCGCCTACCTGCGCAACTTCGTCTACAAGTTCGCCGAACTGCTCAGCGACCGCCTGAGCCGCGAACTGGTGGTGCGCGCGATGAACGGCCATGTCGCCGACTACGAACTCTGA
- a CDS encoding pyridoxal phosphate-dependent aminotransferase, with amino-acid sequence MNSASPRTPQFASKLPAVGTTIFSVMSALASEHQAVNLGQGFPDFACDPALIDAVDQAMRAGHNQYPPMPGVPALRQAVAQKIAALHGRSYSPDTEITITAGATQGILTAILACVHPGDEVIVLDPCYDSYIPNIALAGGVAVRVPLTPHTFRPDFAKIAAAITPRTRLLIINTPHNPSATVWTAAEMRTLEELLAPTDVLLISDEVYEHMVFDGAEHQSAARFPGLAARAFINSSFGKTFHVTGWKVGSVAAPAALMAEFRKVHQFNVFTVNTPMQHGLASYMAEPARYQSLPAFYQAKRDLFRAGLEGSRLKLLPCTGSFFQCVDISAVSDLSEADFCQWLVREIGVAAIPLSAFYGDGFDQRVVRFCFAKEDTTLHAALERLRRL; translated from the coding sequence ATGAACTCTGCCTCCCCACGCACTCCGCAATTCGCCAGCAAGCTGCCCGCCGTCGGCACCACGATCTTCAGCGTCATGTCGGCGCTGGCCAGCGAACACCAGGCGGTCAACCTGGGCCAGGGCTTTCCCGATTTCGCCTGCGATCCGGCGCTGATCGATGCCGTGGACCAGGCCATGCGTGCCGGCCACAACCAGTACCCGCCCATGCCTGGCGTGCCCGCGCTGCGCCAGGCCGTGGCGCAGAAGATTGCCGCGCTGCACGGCCGCAGCTACAGCCCTGACACCGAGATCACCATCACCGCGGGCGCGACGCAGGGCATTCTCACCGCCATCCTGGCCTGCGTGCATCCCGGCGATGAAGTCATCGTGCTCGACCCCTGCTACGACAGCTACATCCCGAACATCGCGCTCGCCGGCGGCGTCGCCGTGCGCGTGCCGCTGACCCCGCATACCTTCCGCCCCGACTTCGCCAAAATCGCGGCCGCCATCACGCCGCGCACCCGGTTGCTGATCATCAACACGCCGCACAACCCCAGCGCGACGGTGTGGACTGCCGCGGAGATGCGCACGCTCGAGGAACTGCTCGCGCCCACCGATGTGCTGCTGATCAGCGACGAAGTCTATGAACACATGGTGTTCGACGGCGCCGAGCACCAGAGCGCGGCGCGATTTCCGGGCCTTGCCGCGCGCGCCTTCATCAACTCGAGCTTCGGCAAGACCTTCCATGTCACGGGCTGGAAAGTCGGCAGCGTGGCCGCGCCCGCGGCGCTGATGGCCGAGTTCCGCAAGGTGCACCAGTTCAATGTGTTCACGGTGAACACCCCCATGCAGCATGGCCTGGCCAGCTACATGGCCGAGCCCGCGCGCTACCAGAGCCTGCCGGCCTTCTACCAGGCCAAGCGCGACCTGTTCCGCGCCGGCCTCGAGGGCTCGCGCCTGAAGCTGCTGCCCTGCACCGGCAGCTTCTTCCAGTGCGTGGACATCTCGGCCGTCAGCGACCTGAGCGAAGCCGATTTCTGCCAGTGGCTGGTGCGCGAGATCGGCGTGGCCGCGATTCCGCTGTCGGCGTTCTATGGCGATGGCTTCGACCAGCGCGTGGTGCGTTTTTGCTTTGCGAAGGAAGACACGACGCTGCACGCCGCGCTGGAACGCCTGCGCCGCCTCTAA